A region from the Methylocystis iwaonis genome encodes:
- a CDS encoding GNAT family N-acetyltransferase, which yields MTRFYSTALGARDRRGFSSGNARIDRYFANGLGQDVRRNYAACYVLVEKSDEKIAGFYTLSSSGVPLLEVPPDLAGKLPRYPTVPAVLIGWLARDKAYTGEGVGGLLLFDAFARICASPIGAHAIIVDAIDDAAAAFYRKYLFKPFANKPDSLFLPLTTARRLIEADQ from the coding sequence GTGACCCGCTTCTATTCGACGGCGCTCGGCGCCCGAGATCGCAGAGGCTTCTCGAGCGGCAACGCCAGGATTGACCGGTATTTCGCAAACGGCCTCGGACAGGACGTAAGGCGCAACTATGCGGCCTGCTACGTTCTCGTCGAAAAGTCCGATGAGAAGATCGCAGGATTTTATACCCTTTCATCAAGCGGCGTCCCGCTGCTCGAGGTTCCGCCCGACCTCGCCGGCAAGCTCCCCCGCTATCCGACCGTCCCCGCTGTGCTGATCGGCTGGCTTGCGCGAGATAAAGCCTACACTGGAGAGGGCGTAGGCGGCTTGCTCCTCTTCGACGCCTTCGCGAGAATTTGCGCGTCACCCATTGGCGCGCATGCGATTATCGTCGACGCCATTGATGATGCGGCGGCTGCATTCTACCGAAAATATCTCTTCAAGCCCTTCGCCAACAAACCTGACAGCCTGTTTCTACCGCTTACGACTGCTCGCCGCCTGATCGAAGCGGATCAGTAA
- a CDS encoding DUF1778 domain-containing protein — MPKNDTARLEARLPASVYATLKRAAELRGRTLTDFVVSAAHEAARKAIEEEEIIRLSAQDQLAFAHALINPPEPNAALEKAKRAHAKNVEMR; from the coding sequence ATGCCCAAGAACGACACCGCCCGCCTTGAAGCCCGCCTCCCGGCAAGCGTCTACGCGACATTGAAGCGCGCCGCGGAGCTGCGAGGCCGGACGCTAACCGATTTCGTCGTATCGGCCGCGCATGAGGCCGCGCGTAAGGCAATTGAGGAAGAGGAAATTATTCGGCTTTCCGCGCAGGACCAACTCGCCTTCGCGCACGCCTTAATAAACCCGCCGGAGCCGAACGCAGCCTTGGAAAAGGCCAAGCGGGCGCATGCCAAAAATGTCGAAATGCGGTGA